One genomic window of Fusarium fujikuroi IMI 58289 draft genome, chromosome FFUJ_chr01 includes the following:
- a CDS encoding non-ribosomal peptide synthetase, whose protein sequence is MKLYHHVEKHEDFFLPYQDGLTLKPVEALVKHEKDMGFSDVETILPATEVQKDILNEDVQWAEAVLFTGKTSALSSEKVLDVWRSLAYHYICLRSCITDGPTPKVVVQRCIEPVQWRRPEKGFEKRHRGSAFLTVEANNRSDEINLVLHFHRALIDTTSLHTLRLDCLLQIHGIPGIESTGFTAYTRYLAQQRKDIDSSKTFWSKTLSNIAPQSIFGLEPDALDGFNQDRHGVSAVIQGAELATLNSLEKSREDSKSWRQTFLEAVWAHVLSAHSDSEEVLFGTVRRDANFVGADTCVGCLDQTYPVRLRVPTGEDASFSELSNSLDEYHTDAGRHAFIGYTGIEEQAPNGMLIETAVSYSQTTNTPCIAPGLRKFPVVLCINDASVLQLAIKCTTKIPLEKVELVFRHFVSAVFSAAKGLSAVEKFPLSDIQLVSEAERRLILSRSVSTRKVKTTTIPALFEKAVARYPERVAVDFQGDTSLTFVQLNSFSNQLARRLRLQKGAVYPILADRSLDLVVAILAVLKAGSAYTVLDPEFSVSRLEQVVKDCKAAVVLSTRRYMDMLPNTVNIEQDYSRLPTDTTESLENSDGIGVYVKPQDRCYIIYTSGSTGKPKGAVLTHEAATSGMQHHSLKGLSRWLLFYNPSFSAAQRTILSTLINGGTLVLAPKEALTRDLAGVINRLSVDALGITPSALSLLSPKDVPSLKSVTLVGEQTPQELVNTWSSVKGLTLRNTYGLSECTQLNFGRPLIAVDGQVPNPRILDPPIDTTSVFILRHGTLELSPLLVFGELCLAGTQLSQGYINEPGLTEKAFVVNPFGPGKLYRTGDKARWLPNGQIEIEGRVDMQVKINGQKVEPAEVDRLLVSLDVIKGAVTFSVKMEDRQVLATGVVLDDGSSFRDAVNVARNHLRANLPVFMTPTLWIPIESVPRNGNGKLNYHLLRTKAKELGFAGFAKLMDLGNEEDMGEKLTDVEEKIASVWAESLKIDGSVIRRSHSFNDLGGTSIEAIRVVSKLRERGLATELGDLLAYTSLSDIASRSQTVSVEDSQDPTPFSLLQDEKLLVELQAHGNISDAYPVTPFQESMLVSVNSPSDPYTYSRTWDVSQLNLARLRDSFEQVFRSRDILRTVFVPYKQSFVQTVRSHVELPWFQSQQTLEAFQHSGSDHHWDMEKPLWKATLTSDQALVVTMHHSLFDFWSHGFLYDDVAAVYTGNQVPQRPSWSRFIRHLQQEPSANSTSFWSEYLQGAEVLKLNSNQLYKTSKLEFDLGYSLTARARSVGLTLGAVIYSAWAIVLSRQMGSNDITFATTVSGREAPVVGINDLDGPTMSTVPQRIKLDTESTLRDIAQKTVASFSQLLKHSQVGIAAALKAGGIGAQDIDTLVNILIDANKTERPRKSHEIFKMRGSRPQWESGHGMTVLEVQESSGQSDSTILRLSSNVDPRRLGFIKDSLVELLGIFCEQPDSILSSTNIMGAAEYDLVFNQLCNRATLRVPEPEFLYSAFKRISQETPDAIAIDFNNEDTISYGVLDKLANRFAHMLIDVGVQPGDLVPIMLDKSVDMMVVILGTMIAGAAYVPLSPDNPTDRNSYIVSDTSAKLIVVHPAYVEFGDHVKKSLGVETLVMKGYQDLSPTDSRGEDADSCPVVNHTPDNLAYLIYTSGSTGLPKGVKVPHRTAAAAVTSMIQVEGRTQGVWRTLQFANYVFDASVQDFFNTLSSGGTLCMAPTDVLLSDIAGCINRMDVRQAIITPTVAKLLKPADVPRFETLIVGGEPLTSDVIKTWAPHCKILNVYGPTETSMVVTTKRIESLSKNHVVGNIGAPFDTVMAFILDPNGETLQPYGAVGELCIAGAQVTDGYVNRPELTAATYVDSGQLGVRIYRTGDLARWLPDGEIECLGRKDNQVKIHGHRIELGEVENAIRNSGLVKDAIAVAAKVHDKVHLVAFCTFNDDTTAGMNGTGILEPSAMRDTLSKLHEKLGSLATYMIPKFVIPMADFPKLPSRKVDRKALKKMLEDLDRDFLAHCVLESPSQGHTIVPAETLSEIALESVWAGIFGLPTDQIGREANFLALGGDSISAISLTGHLRKLGYHLTVLDILQSPKLKDMASAMRKLDTEAVGKRMVFNVPENVKKAIESTGLTWHDHVEYAYPCPPGQVEFLKQGARDSQMWVLQTVRRMTGVIEPDAWIQATTQLTEANDILRTTWLEAFPGNWVGVVLRDAQPSVTTVAVDSEDEMSNFLEDFWRTRFEFGRPFVKYAIITHGDSSWDLVIKMDHAVYDGTLLRVFDQHFENILQGKPLPPRVEFRDFAQHVFEQDKSKALEYWKDKFTHAGYSSQVLKGQDLGGVMEPRVTASFKMKMDTRGIDQVARNYGVTPSIIFQAAFTLWLARATQSDHVRYDYLLSGRNVALPDPQSINGTLANFLPIWTGTNSTEKVSDLLTRLQEDFWAVTENGLVGLDDIYQKLDASRATHGNKVLFLSQPFDPVPLDDATTRNRWLVMAKSKVRMYQPYALVVEVSKSFGDASILKVMYDEKVFDHGMAEAFASEITGLVSTMMQDEKKTITVEEV, encoded by the exons CTCCCCAGTCAATCTTTGGTCTTGAACCTGACGCTTTGGATGGTTTCAACCAGGATAGACACGGTGTCAGTGCAGTGATCCAGGGCGCAGAGCTAGCAACGTTAAACAGCCTTGAAAAGTCTCGCGAAGACTCAAAGTCATGGCGTCAGACTTTCCTTGAAGCAGTCTGGGCCCATGTCCTGAGCGCTCACTCCGACTCTGAAGAGGTTCTCTTCGGAACTGTTCGTCGAGATGCAAACTTTGTGGGCGCAGACACTTGCGTCGGATGTCTTGACCAAACCTATCCCGTCCGACTCCGCGTTCCCACTGGGGAAGACGCATCCTTCTCTGAACTTTCCAACTCCCTGGATGAATACCATACGGATGCCGGTCGTCACGCATTCATCGGCTACACTGGAATCGAAGAGCAGGCACCGAATGGCATGCTGATCGAAACAGCCGTTAGCTACAGCCAGACAACCAACACACCTTGTATCGCCCCGGGCTTGCGGAAGTTCCCTGTCGTGTTGTGCATCAACGACGCCAGTGTGTTACAACTCGCCATCAAGTGCACAACCAAGATCCCACTGGAGAAGGTCGAATTGGTGTTTAGGCACTTTGTTTCGGCGGTTTTCAGTGCCGCCAAGGGCTTGAGCGCAGTGGAAAAGTTCCCTCTATCCGACATCCAGCTCGTCTCGGAGGCGGAAAGGCGTCTCATACTATCACGATCTGTGAGCACCCGAAAGGTAAAAACTACGACTATCCCTGCTTTGTTTGAGAAGGCTGTGGCTAGATACCCTGAACGAGTCGCAGTTGACTTTCAGGGCGACACTAGCCTCACCTTCGTCCAACTCAACAGTTTTTCCAACCAACTCGcaaggaggttgaggcttCAGAAAGGTGCTGTCTATCCTATTTTGGCTGACAGGTCTCTTGATCTGGTGGTGGCTATCCTGGCGGTTCTCAAGGCTGGGTCAGCGTATACTGTCCTTGACCCAGAGTTCTCAGTCAGTCGCCTCGAGCAAGTCGTCAAGGATTGCAAAGCAGCAGTGGTTCTATCTACTCGTAGATACATGGACATGCTCCCCAACACTGTCAATATCGAGCAAGATTACTCACGACTGCCTACTGATACCACAGAGTCACTCGAAAACTCTGATGGAATTGGTGTATACGTCAAGCCACAAGACCGCTGTTACATCATCTACACATCCGGTAGCACGGGGAAGCCCAAGGGTGCAGTACTCACTCATGAGGCCGCCACGAGTGGGATGCAACACCACTCTCTGAAGGGGCTGAGCCGCTGGCTTCTCTTCTACAACCCAAGTTTCAGCGCAGCTCAACGTACCATCTTGAGTACTCTCATCAACGGCGGAACTCTGGTGCTGGCACCCAAAGAAGCACTCACTAGGGATCTCGCAGGAGTCATTAATCGGCTTTCGGTCGATGCCCTCGGAATTACACCTTCTGCACTCTCTCTTTTGTCGCCCAAGGACGTTCCAAGTCTCAAGAGTGTTACTCTTGTGGGTGAACAGACTCCACAAGAGCTTGTGAACACTTGGTCTTCCGTCAAGGGCCTTACGCTGAGGAACACGTATGGCCTCAGCGAATGCACACAACTCAACTTTGGAAGACCGTTGATCGCAGTTGATGGTCAAGTCCCGAACCCTCGCATTCTGGACCCACCAATTGACACGACGAGCGTCTTCATCCTTCGCCACGGCACTCTTGAGCTCTCACCACTACTCGTATTCGGTGAACTTTGTCTCGCCGGTACACAGCTCTCACAAGGCTACATCAACGAGCCAGGACTCACCGAGAAAGCCTTCGTCGTCAACCCATTCGGTCCTGGAAAGCTATACCGGACTGGTGATAAGGCTCGATGGCTTCCTAATGGTCAGATCGAGATTGAAGGACGTGTTGATATGCAAGTCAAGATCAATGGGCAAAAGGTCGAACCTGCCGAAGTCGATCGTCTGTTGGTCTCGCTTGACGTGATCAAAGGAGCTGTGACGTTTTCTGTCAAGATGGAAGATCGTCAAGTCTTGGCCACTGGTGTTGTACTTGACGATGGATCTTCTTTCAGAGATGCCGTCAACGTAGCGAGGAACCATCTTCGCGCCAACCTGCCAGTTTTCATGACGCCTACTCTTTGGATCCCCATAGAATCAGTACCCAGGAATGGGAACGGGAAGCTCAACTATCACTTGCTGCGAACTAAGGCAAAAGAGCTCGGTTTCGCCGGCTTTGCCAAACTGATGGATTTGGGCAACGAAGAGGATATGGGGGAAAAGCTgactgatgttgaagaaaagaTTGCATCGGTATGGGCAGAGTCTCTCAAGATTGACGGCTCTGTCATTCGACGATCTCATTCCTTTAATGATCTTGGCGGAACTTCCATTGAGGCCATCCGAGTTGTGTCCAAGCTACGTGAACGTGGTCTAGCAACTGAACTCGGCGACCTGCTGGCATATACCTCTCTCAGCGACATTGCTTCCCGATCACAGACTGTTTCAGTGGAGGATAGTCAAGACCCAACGCCCTTTTCACTTCTTCAGGATGAGAAGCTGCTTGTAGAGCTGCAGGCGCATGGCAATATTAGCGACGCCTATCCTGTCACACCCTTCCAAGAGTCCATGCTCGTATCAGTCAACTCGCCCTCAGATCCATACACCTATTCCAGGACTTGGGATGTAAGCCAACTGAATCTCGCACGCCTGAGGGACAGCTTTGAGCAGGTGTTCAGGTCCCGTGACATCCTGCGCACCGTGTTTGTTCCATACAAACAGTCTTTCGTGCAGACCGTGCGGTCCCACGTAGAGCTCCCATGGTTTCAGTCTCAGCAAACACTAGAGGCTTTCCAGCACAGCGGAAGTGATCATCACTGGGATATGGAAAAACCTCTCTGGAAAGCAACTCTTACCTCAGATCAAGCTCTGGTTGTGACAATGCACCATTCCCTGTTCGACTTTTGGTCTCACGGCTTCCTTTACGATGATGTCGCCGCAGTCTACACCGGCAATCAGGTTCCTCAACGCCCAAGCTGGAGTCGATTCATTCGACACTTGCAACAAGAACCTTCTGCGAACAGCACCTCATTCTGGTCTGAGTACCTCCAAGGTGCTGAGGTGCTCAAGCTGAACAGCAACCAGCTCTACAAGACTAGCAAACTCGAGTTCGATCTTGGATACAGTCTTACTGCACGAGCCAGAAGTGTTGGATTGACTCTAGGTGCAGTCATTTATAGCGCCTGGGCCATCGTCCTATCGCGCCAGATGGGATCCAATGACATCACTTTTGCAACCACTGTTTCAGGCAGAGAAGCTCCTGTAGTTGGTATCAATGATCTAGATGGACCTACAATGAGCACTGTTCCACAGAGGATCAAGCTCGACACTGAATCTACCCTCCGAGACATCGCTCAGAAGACAGTCGCCTCGTTTTCTCAGCTACTCAAGCATTCTCAAGTCGGTATCGCCGCAGCGCTGAAAGCAGGCGGTATTGGTGCACAAGACATCGACACTCTCGTCAATATCTTGATCGATGCTAACAAGACCGAGAGGCCCAGAAAGTCCCacgagatcttcaagatgcgTGGTTCGCGGCCTCAATGGGAGTCTGGACACGGAATGACTGTTCTGGAGGTCCAAGAGTCATCAGGACAGAGCGACTCCACCATTCTCCGACTCTCAAGCAACGTAGATCCTCGACGCTTAGGATTCATCAAGGACTCGTTGGTCGAGTTGCTAGGGATTTTCTGCGAGCAACCTGATTCTATTCTTTCGTCTACCAACATCATGGGTGCTGCTGAATATGACCTCGTCTTCAACCAACTTTGTAATCGGGCGACACTTCGAGTCCCAGAGCCGGAATTTCTTTACAGTGCATTCAAGAGAATTTCACAAGAGACTCCAGATGCTATCGCGATTGACTTTAACAATGAGGACACTATCTCTTACGGAGTCCTCGACAAACTTGCGAATCGCTTTGCGCATATGCTCATTGACGTTGGCGTACAACCAGGGGATCTTGTGCCCATCATGCTTGACAAGTCAGTTGACATGATGGTCGTAATTCTGGGCACAATGATTGCTGGAGCAGCATACGTTCCTTTGAGTCCCGACAATCCCACAGACAGAAACTCCTACATCGTGTCTGACACGTCAGCAAAACTCATTGTGGTTCATCCCGCGTACGTAGAGTTTGGCGATCATGTCAAGAAGTCGCTTGGGGTTGAGACGCTAGTGATGAAGGGCTACCAGGATTTGAGCCCGACAGACTCGCGTGGTGAAGATGCAGATTCTTGTCCCGTTGTCAATCATACTCCAGACAATCTCGCCTATCTCATCTACACTTCCGGCAGCACAGGACTCCCCAAGGGTGTCAAAGTTCCGCACAGAACCGCTGCAGCTGCCGTCACGAGCATGATACAAGTCGAAGGCCGCACCCAAGGTGTGTGGAGGACTTTGCAGTTCGCTAACTACGTATTCGACGCATCGGTTCAAGATTTCTTCAACACGCTCAGTAGCGGCGGCACACTATGCATGGCCCCGACAGACGTTTTGCTTTCTGATATTGCAGGCTGTATCAACCGAATGGATGTTCGTCAGGCTATTATCACACCAACGGTTGCCAAGTTGCTCAAACCGGCAGATGTCCCACGATTTGAAACACTCATTGTTGGAGGCGAGCCGTTGACTTCAGACGTCATCAAGACTTGGGCCCCTCACTGCAAGATCTTGAACGTCTACGGACCAACCGAAACATCCATGGTGGTTACCACCAAGCGCATTGAGTCACTATCAAAAAACCACGTTGTCGGCAACATCGGTGCTCCGTTTGATACCGTCATGGCATTCATCCTTGATCCAAATGGCGAGACACTGCAGCCTTACGGTGCAGTTGGAGAACTGTGCATTGCTGGTGCTCAAGTCACAGATGGTTACGTAAACCGTCCTGAGCTGACGGCTGCTACATATGTTGATAGCGGTCAGCTTGGAGTTCGTATCTACAGAACTGGTGACTTGGCAAGATGGCTACCTGATGGCGAGATTGAGTGTCTTGGCCGCAAAGACAACCAGGTCAAAATCCACGGTCATCGCATCGAACTgggagaggttgagaatgcCATTCGGAACTCGGGCCTTGTCAAGGACGCGATTGCTGTGGCTGCCAAGGTTCATGATAAGGTCCATCTGGTTGCTTTCTGTACCTTCAACGATGATACCACTGCTGGAATGAATGGCACTGGTATTCTCGAACCTTCCGCCATGAGAGATACACTTTCGAAGTTGCACGAGAAACTCGGATCGTTGGCGACTTATATGATTCCCAAGTTCGTCATCCCTATGGCCGATTTCCCGAAGCTGCCCTCCCGAAAGGTTGACCGCAAggcattgaagaagatgctggaGGACCTCGATCGGGATTTCCTAGCGCATTGTGTGCTTGAGTCTCCCAGCCAAGGTCACACAATCGTTCCTGCAGAGACTCTATCCGAGATTGCTTTGGAGTCTGTCTGGGCGGGTATCTTTGGACTACCGACGGATCAGATTGGGCGCGAAGCAAACTTCTTAGCCTTGGGAGGTGATTCGATCTCGGCCATCAGTCTCACTGGCCATCTTCGAAAACTGGGTTATCATCTCACAGTACTCGATATTCTTCAATCTCCAAAGCTCAAGGACATGGCTTCTGCCATGCGAAAGCTTGATACTGAAGCTGTGGGCAAGAGGATGGTCTTTAATGTTCCCGAGAATGTCAAGAAGGCTATTGAAAGCACTGGACTCACATGGCATGATCACGTTGAGTATG CATATCCTTGCCCACCTGGCCAAGTAGAGTTCTTGAAGCAAGGCGCCCGAGACTCTCAGATGTGGGTGCTCCAGACCGTTCGGCGCATGACCGGTGTCATCGAGCCTGATGCCTGGATCCAAGCCACCACGCAACTGACGGAAGCCAATGATATCTTGCGTACGACTTGGTTAGAGGCTTTCCCCGGGAACTGGGTCGGAGTTGTGCTTCGCGATGCGCAGCCCAGCGTCACAACTGTCGCCGTGGATTCAGAGGATGAGATGTCCAACTTTCTCGAGGACTTCTGGCGAACACGTTTCGAGTTCGGCCGCCCCTTTGTCAAGTACGCGATAATCACCCATGGAGACTCATCCTGGGACTTGGTCATCAAGATGGACCATGCGGTATACGACGGAACTCTTCTACGTGTCTTTGATCAGCACTTCGAGAACATTCTACAAGGCAAGCCTTTGCCTCCGCGCGTCGAGTTCCGTGATTTTGCCCAGCATGTCTTTGAACAAGACAAGTCTAAAGCGCTTGAATACTGGAAGGACAAATTCACACATGCTGGGTATTCATCTCAGGTTTTGAAGGGTCAAGATCTCGGTGGAGTGATGGAACCTCGTGTCACCGCCAgtttcaagatgaagatggataCACGCGGCATTGATCAAGTGGCAAGGAACTATGGCGTCACTCCAAGTATCATCTTCCAGGCTGCCTTCACGCTTTGGTTAGCTAGGGCGACACAGAGTGATCATGTTCGCTATGATTATCTCCTCAGCGGACGAAACGTGGCGCTTCCTGATCCTCAGTCCATTAACGGAACACTAGCCAACTTCTTGCCGATCTGGACAGGAACGAACTCCACCGAGAAGGTCTCTGATCTTCTTACGAGGTTACAAGAAGACTTTTGGGCTGTCACGGAGAATGGATTGGTTGGACTCGACGATATCTACCAGAAACTGGATGCTTCTCGCGCGACTCATGGGAACAAGGTCTTGTTTCTGTCTCAGCCATTCGACCCCGTTCCCTTGGACGATGCAACAACCCGCAATCGATGGCTCGTCATGGCTAAGTCAAAGGTGCGGATGTATCAGCCATATGCGCTTGTAGTGGAGGTATCGAAGTCTTTTGGTGATGCTTCGATACTGAAGGTCATGTACGATGAGAAGGTGTTTGATCATGGGATGGCTGAAGCATTTGCTTCTGAGATCACTGGGTTAGTATCGACTATGATGCAGGATGAAAAGAAGACTATAACTGTTGAAGAAGTGTAG